A window of Modestobacter versicolor contains these coding sequences:
- a CDS encoding serine hydrolase domain-containing protein, with protein MSTTPERTAEVAADLAPYLESWLEHQRRRSRVPGVQAAVRVGDRVVLDTALGAADVSTGAPLTTGHLFRIASHSKTFTATAVLQLVEAGRLRLDDPIAALVPAMAGTGLADVTVRELLGHQGGVVRDGRDNDHWQLLQPFPDEQRLTGIAVDEGVVLERNEHFKYSNIGYSLLGLAIEAVTGTGYGAHVQAAVVDRLGLADTGPDWDPARAVEHAAGHTGLLDGEDTRLTVPHVDTRAMAAATGFFSTARDLTTFGAAHFTGDTTLLTEASKRLMRRPESEIRAHGGDPRYYGLGMDLRTVGERRLVGHSGGYPGHITRTWIDPEGRLVVSVLTNAVDGPADVLARGLVALLDLALAAPEDADRPPAAELQRYTGRFANLWGVTDVALLGGRLVLLHPAAAEPTEDHAELTVVDPDTLRLETVPGFGSPGETVDYEWADDGTVARVRIGGISAWPLEVFRAGRAAQVAR; from the coding sequence ATGAGCACCACCCCCGAACGCACGGCCGAGGTGGCCGCCGACCTGGCCCCCTACCTGGAGTCGTGGCTGGAGCACCAGCGCCGGCGGTCGCGGGTGCCCGGGGTGCAGGCCGCGGTGCGGGTCGGTGACCGGGTGGTGCTGGACACCGCGCTCGGCGCCGCCGACGTGAGCACCGGTGCGCCGCTGACCACCGGTCACCTGTTCCGGATCGCGTCGCACTCCAAGACCTTCACCGCCACCGCCGTCCTGCAGCTGGTGGAGGCCGGCCGGCTGCGGCTGGACGACCCGATCGCCGCGCTCGTGCCGGCGATGGCCGGCACCGGGCTGGCCGACGTCACCGTCCGCGAGCTGCTGGGCCACCAGGGCGGGGTGGTCCGGGACGGCCGGGACAACGACCACTGGCAGCTGCTGCAGCCCTTCCCGGACGAGCAGCGGCTGACCGGCATCGCCGTCGACGAGGGCGTGGTGCTGGAGCGCAACGAGCACTTCAAGTACTCCAACATCGGCTACTCGCTGCTCGGGCTGGCGATCGAGGCGGTCACCGGCACCGGCTACGGCGCGCACGTGCAGGCCGCGGTCGTCGACCGGCTCGGCCTGGCCGACACCGGCCCGGACTGGGACCCGGCCCGGGCCGTCGAGCACGCGGCCGGGCACACCGGCCTGCTGGACGGCGAGGACACCCGGCTGACCGTCCCGCACGTCGACACCCGGGCGATGGCCGCGGCCACCGGCTTCTTCTCCACCGCCCGCGACCTCACCACCTTCGGCGCCGCCCACTTCACCGGCGACACCACGCTCCTGACCGAGGCGAGCAAGCGGCTGATGCGCCGGCCGGAGTCGGAGATCCGGGCGCACGGCGGCGACCCGCGGTACTACGGGCTCGGGATGGACCTGCGGACCGTCGGCGAGCGGCGGCTGGTCGGGCACAGCGGCGGCTACCCGGGGCACATCACCCGCACCTGGATCGACCCAGAGGGCCGGCTCGTGGTCAGCGTGCTCACCAACGCCGTCGACGGGCCGGCCGACGTGCTGGCCCGCGGGCTCGTGGCCCTGCTCGACCTGGCGCTGGCCGCGCCGGAGGACGCGGACCGCCCGCCCGCCGCGGAGCTGCAGCGGTACACCGGCCGGTTCGCCAACCTCTGGGGCGTGACCGACGTGGCCCTGCTCGGCGGCCGGCTGGTCCTGCTGCACCCCGCGGCGGCCGAGCCCACCGAGGACCACGCCGAGCTGACCGTGGTCGACCCGGACACCCTGCGGCTGGAGACCGTCCCGGGGTTCGGCAGCCCGGGGGAGACCGTGGACTACGAGTGGGCCGACGACGGCACCGTGGCCCGGGTGCGGATCGGCGGCATCTCCGCCTGGCCGCTGGAGGTCTTCCGCGCCGGCCGCGCCGCGCAGGTCGCCCGGTGA
- the cofC gene encoding 2-phospho-L-lactate guanylyltransferase, translating into MQRWSVVVPAKRLVAAKTRLTPLTAALGGAPPAGHGDLVLALLGDTVAAALRSPAVGLVLVVTDEPRAAAVVTALGAETVGDEPDSGLNAALAHGAEQARLRAAGPVAALSSDLPALRPEELTEALTAAAALPRAFVADAAGTGTTLLAVRDGELEPRFGAGSAAAHAAGGAVPLDGGWPGLRQDVDTPADLHAACWIGVGDRTSGFLEATSWTPP; encoded by the coding sequence GTGCAGCGGTGGTCGGTCGTCGTCCCGGCGAAGCGGCTGGTCGCGGCCAAGACCCGGCTGACCCCGCTGACCGCCGCGCTGGGCGGGGCACCGCCGGCCGGCCACGGAGACCTGGTGCTGGCGCTGCTGGGCGACACCGTCGCCGCGGCGCTGCGCAGTCCGGCCGTGGGGCTGGTGCTGGTGGTCACCGACGAGCCGCGGGCCGCCGCCGTGGTCACCGCGCTGGGCGCGGAGACGGTCGGCGACGAGCCCGACAGCGGGCTGAACGCAGCCCTCGCGCACGGCGCCGAGCAGGCGCGGCTGCGGGCCGCGGGCCCGGTCGCCGCCCTCTCCTCCGATCTCCCGGCGCTGCGCCCCGAGGAGCTCACCGAGGCGCTCACCGCCGCCGCGGCGCTGCCCCGCGCGTTCGTCGCCGACGCCGCCGGCACCGGGACGACGCTGCTCGCCGTCCGCGACGGCGAGCTGGAGCCGCGCTTCGGCGCCGGGTCGGCCGCCGCGCACGCCGCCGGCGGGGCGGTGCCGCTCGACGGTGGCTGGCCCGGGCTGCGCCAGGACGTCGACACGCCCGCTGACCTGCACGCCGCCTGCTGGATCGGCGTGGGCGACCGAACCTCCGGATTCCTGGAGGCCACCTCCTGGACACCTCCGTGA